TGCTTTCAAATGTTGCATAGCTTCCTGAGTCAAATAGAAATAAGGAAAAATATTCGTTTCAAACGTTGCTTTTAGATTCGAAACTTGAATTTTTTCAATATCGTTTGTGGGAAATTGGATTGCAGCATTATTGACTAAGCAGTTTAATTTACCAAATTTGTGTATGGTAGATTCAATGACCTTTTTACAGAACATTTCCTGCTTAATGTCTCCTTTTAATAACAAACATTCCCTTCCCTCCTGCTCTACTTCTAATTTTGTCTGCCTGGCATCCGTATCTTCCTCCAAATAAACTATGACGACATCCGCACCTTCCCGTGCAAAGTGCAAGGCCACACTTTTCCCAATTCCACTATCCCCGCCAGTTATTATGGCAATTTTATCCTGAAGCTTATTACTGCCTTGATACGATTCCCGTATACTTATGGGTTGCGGATCCATTATTCCCTGAATACCAGGTTGCTTATCTTGTTCCTTAATTTCTGATACTTCTACTTCTTTCATAAGTTCCAAATTTTTAAGCTGCTAATTTTCTACATTCCAACTCACATATTTTGCACGATTCGGCACAAACTTTACAATGGTGATGGTCATGTGCGCCACATTGCTCAGCACACCATTTACACACCTCTGCACACAGTAATACCTGCTCCTTGACAAAAGGGCTTTTAGACATTAAAAATTTCATTGTACTAAGGCAGACCTCCGCACATTGTATACAACACTTTGGACAATCGTTCATGCTATCCTTACCCAACATTTGATAAAGGCAATCCTGACAATCCATATAACATTCCTGACAACTTTCAATACAAGCCAAATATCTCGATTTCATAATCTAAAATTTTAAATAAAAATTGTTAACTAATTGAATTTAATAGGCTTACAAATAATAATTTTGCTCAATACTTAAAATTAGGGATGGTAAAACGATAGAGAACCAAGAAATTTTGATTGGACACTAATTGTCATTGGACCCTTAGAATTTACCCTGTAATTATTTGATTATATACTATTGGAAATCTATGTATAACCCATCCATATTTATACACCTGCTGTAACCTTATCAATACTATATTCAATATTTTTAAAAGAGTATCCGTTTGAAGCTCCCGCCGAACATGCCGTAAGACCAATTATTAAATCCATACAGGCTTTAAATACCACAAAATCTCCTGGCTTTGCTATAGGTTTTTGAACGGAAATAGTCATGTCCTCTGCTATTTGTACATTCATAAAAATATTGAAGGCCGTAGGAATCAAGGCCCTTTCAATATTGTACTTTTCCAATGCATTTTGAAGGTTATCGGCACAAGTGGGACATTCTCCATCAATATTATAGAAATGTTTCATCGTTTGCTTACAACATGGGGCCAATAGAAAATCATGCAGACCACAAGTATCTTCCACAATTTCAAGCATTGGATTACTTTGATTACTGTAAAGTTTACTACCCTGGGTCAATCGTAAAGTTTCTTCAAAGTCCAAAGTTTTCCCATTACTCAAAAATTCCATTTTATCTAAAGCATTGTGTGCTGTCATATCAGCGACCTGTTCACCCAGTGGACAGGATACCTTTAACAGTTCACCTTTATTTAATAAGAATGCGGTTCCTGATTGTGGCGGAATATTTATCACCTTTCCCATCTTACAAACTATTTTTAAAAGGACACTCCCAATTACTGCCAACTTTTCTACCCGAATATTGAGGTGCTTCGAGTCCTTCCCCAAAATCACTAAGCATTGGATTTACAGAGCCGCTAAATTCCAAATCGTTCTTTCTTACCAAATCTTGAATCTTTTTATATCTACCTTTTTCGCGAAGCCATTCGAATTGCTCGTGTAAATTGAAGGCAAGGGAGACATAGTTAAATCTTCTTGATTTTCTTGAACTATTGGGGTGCATACCTACAATATAGAAAGCGTGTTCCCCAAACGAATAAGAGAAGTTATTACTTGTGGGGTCATCACTAACCTCAGCACACCATTCATGATTTTTTTTATCTATCAGGTTCAAATTGGTTAGAAGATTCCACATAGATCTTTCAAAATCTTCTTCCGTCTCATAGCTATCATATCTAAAAATTGCGATATAGGTCATGAACATACTAGGCTTCCTCTTCATTTCCGTTATATACCGACTAAGTCCACAGGCTAATTCTTTTGCGGTCCTCCAACAATCCATTTTATCGAAGACCCCTAAGGCATATGACTTGGAATTTATTGAGGTTTGTGCCCCAATGCATGGATATCCCTCTTGCAAGACGAAATCCCTTAGATTATTTAGTTCTACGCCATATTCTTTAAGAGTCTGGGGTTCAGTATCTTTTTCACTTAAATATGTACAAGCTCGTTCATAAACATTTAAAACATTTTCCATAATCATTTATCATTTAAATTTCACGTTAGGTTAAAAATCTAAATGAAAATAAAAGCGGTATAGCCAATGAATTGACTCAAAAAACTAGGATATTGATGCAACACTTATTCGATCAAATTTTTACTCAATACAGTTCAATATCAAATAGTTGCATTGCTTTTTAATACGCAATGAAAACAATTGCCTCATTGGGTGACAGAAATATTTATAATCTAAAAAGCCATTAATTAATACAGAGGATATCCGGTAGATGTAATGACTTGATTTAGATGTGTCTAGTCATTAATATATCCTTTAAGAGCTACCCCAATATTTTTACAAATGGTCAAGCCTACATCAAAAGAGCAATGGACGTTCTTTTCTTTGAATACGATGATTTTGCTTTAAGATATATGTCAAATACATTTCAGCACTGCAACATGGATTTCTCACCACTACCTTTAATTAGCAAGGATTTAGCAAAAAATATAAAAACACCCATCACCCTGTTCGCTGCTGAAAAGGATATTATTTTTACCGGTAAAAAAATGATTAAGAGAGCCGCTCAAATACTTCCTTCTTTGGAAGAAGCTGTTTTATTGGAAGGATCTAAACATGTTCCTAATGCCAGCGATTTTAAAAAAATAGAAAGTAGCATAATAGATAAAGTCTAAATTATTGCAAAGCACTTTCCTAAAAGTTGCCACTTGAATCATCCTATTTAAGTCAAGCATTTTAATCCAAAAGACAATTCACTTTGTCCTGGTGACGAACGAGAATATATCGTCAAAGGATAACAGTTTTGGAAACGGTAACCATGTCGTTAAATTCTAAAAAACTAGATGATTTTCAAGGAGCACAAGGATGCCTACAGACCCAAAGGTAAAAGAATCTCTAGTTGACACCCTTTCCAATGATACTTACCATAAGGCAGGGCATCTTATCCACATACTTACACTATTACCCTAATTGACAAACGAACTGGACTTATAGCTGTGATTGGGCACATACTTGTCAATAATATAGGGTGTAACTGCCTTTAACGTCTTTTTGTGAACGGGATGAAGTCCCGGAGCAGTGAAAAATTCAATCGTATCATCATCCAATTTGTAATACCAATAGCGTGGTTTTCCTGTCTCCTCATTAAAAAAAAGTGTACTTGCTTTTACCGCCTCTTTTTTCATTCGTTCCATCCTAAACGTATCCAAGGGTTCCACCTCATTTCGTTGGGAAGACGAACAACCTACCTTCACATACTCGTTACCCGTCCACGTCATACACCTTTGGTCAAAAATTTGGAAGTATATCAATGCCACCAATAGCAATAGTAAGCTGACTCCAATCAATAATTTCCAAGTCTTCCCCCCTCTTTGAAGTCCCTCTCCCATTTTCCTTTTCCCCAAATAATCGGAATAGGATAAATACCCCAGATATCTACATAACTCGTCTACGGTATTTTCGGACTGTTTAGAGTTCTCCCCATTATTTTCAATGTACTTTCCATACAATCGTTCCAATGTCTTGTAACTGAGATTGCAGGAATCCGCTACATGATTGCATAAGGCGTTTTTTGAGTCATTGACGGAAGTCTCTTTGGCCTTCTCAAATACCTTTTCGACAATTTCTTTAACCTTGGAATCCTTCATATCCCTAAAATTACATTAATAATTAGTCTTTCCATAATTTCCAATTCCTCTGGAAACGTCCGTTTTCATTGGTGTCCAAAACAAGTCAAAAACTTGTCCAAGGTTTGTCTAAGCTTTTACCCCCTATCCTTCATTTCTTTGGTTCAGATTGATTGCAGCCATCGTTAGCTACCATGGCAACCTCGAGAATCAATCGCCCGGAAATCTAATATGCGGTTGGTCTAGACCCGATTGAGAAGTAGGTTCAACATTGCCGCATTTAGATTTCTACTTCTCAAAAACCGGGAGACGTCCCTTCATTTTCTAGGCGGTATAGGACCGCGGATTTAACTGAGTATTCACTCGGACAGCCTTTGGTATGTCCAAAAATTAAAACAAAAATGAAACGGATTTATATAACAATTTTTACGGTTATCCTCAATGGGATGTTATTTTCATGCGACCCTGATAATTTGGTTCAAGAGGGAATACAAGTGGAAGCTTGCTGCGGCGATGGTGAAGATGTTCCACCACCTCCCCCACCTCCGGGAGATCAATAATTAATTTATACATTAGAGGAATGGGATTTAAAAAGATTTCATTCCTCTTCTTTATGATGGTGGCGGTGAATTGCGTTATCGCCCAAAGTGCGATTGATAGTTCCTCTTATTATTACAAGGCAATTTTAGCGCCACAGACCTCCGAACATCTTCCCATGGGGATTCAATATTATAAGAAGCAACTGGAACTGCACGAAAAACAGAAGGACACCATACATTCAATAAGCGTTTTAAGATTGCTTGCCATAGGGGAATTTAAGATTGGCAATATTTATGACAGTGAAACGTACATTGTTGAGGCCTTACAACTTGTAAAGGCCAACTCCTTTGCAGATACATTGGTAAACGCAAAAATTGGATTGTATAATCAATTGGGCAGGGTATACCGTTCCCAATTAAATTTTGACGAAGCCATGAAAGCCTTCAATGAGGCGCTTGGAGTTGCCCCCACGATAAAGGATAGTATTGTACCCCTTAATAACAAAGCCAATATTTTCAAAGACCTTGAAAAATATGATGATGCTGCTAAAATCTATGCCTTTTTGGCGGAAAAAAGCCGCATTTTGAACGATAGTATTCAATGGGCCTTGGCCCTTGACAATCTTGGAGCGGTTCAATCCCAGCTAAAGGATGACGGAGCCTTGGATAACCTGATCAAGGCAAAGGAAATCTGGAAAAATAAAAACTATTTGACCGGCCTGTATTCCAGCTTCAAAAACCTTTCTTATTATTTTAAGGATGCAGGTGATGATATAACCTCCAAAAGCTATGCCGATAGTGCCTACGCGGTTGCCCAGAAAATAAACAGCAGCACCTATACGATGGATGCGCTTTCCCTCTACCTACAACAAAGTAATGACCCAAAAATAGTAGCGTACAAAATGTTGAAGGATAGCATCGAAATTGCTAAAACCATCTCCGAAAATAAAAACGCCTATGCCAAATACAATTTGGCCGAAGAACAAAAAAAGACCGAAGCTTCCAATCTGTTAAGGGAAATTGAAAGAAGAAAACGGATACAGTACCAGGCAATGGTGACCATTGCGTTGGTATTACTGGTGGCTTCCTTCTTCGTTTACCGGTATCGGTATAAAAAAATGAAGGTGGAGGAAGTATACAAAACGGAATCCAGAATATCCAAAAAGGTCCATGATGAAGTAGCCAATGATATGTACAGGGTTATGGCCCGTTTGGAAATGGCTGAAAATAACAAGGAAGAAACCCTGGACAGACTCGAAAAAATCTATTTGAAAACCAGGAATATTTCCAAGGAAACGGGAACGGTCGATGTTGGCCCCAACTTTGGCCTTGACCTTCATGATATGCTCCTTGGATATAAAAATCAAAGAGTAAGCGTGGTGACCGTTAATCTGAACAAAATACACTGGGATCAATATTCGGACATAAAAAAGGTGGGGATATATAGGCTGCTACAAGAACTCATGACCAATATGGGCAAACATAGCAAGGCTAGCTCGGTTGCGATTTCCTTTGAGGGTAAAAAGAAGAAACTTCAAATAAAATATAGTGATAATGGCATTGGATGTACGCTTAAAAAGACCGGCGGACTTCAAAATGCGGAAAACCGTATTAATTCATTGAACGGAAACATTAGTTTTGAAACGAGCCCTGGCAATGGCTTTAAGGCAAACATTTTAGTTTAGCGACGTATGTTCAAAAAGGTTTTGATAGCGGAAGATATGGAAGACATCAACAAAGGTGTCTTTACCATGCTCAACGAGCTTGGAATCCAAGAGGTACAACAGGTGCAATATTGTGATGATGCCTACTTGCGGATTCAAAAAGCGTATTTGGACCAAAACCCTTTCGATTTATTGATTACCGATCTTTCGTTCAGGGAAGACTACCGTACCCAAAAATATCCCAACGGGCCCGACCTCATTGAAAGGATACGACAAGATGACCGCGACATGAGAATTATTGTGTACAGCATTGAGGATAAAATTCAGGTGGTAAAGAAACTTTTCTACACCTACAGCATCAATGGGTATGTGTGCAAGACCCGTAGGGGCTTAAAAAATCTATCAAGTGCCATTACCCATGTCTTGGAAGGAAAAAACTATGTATCACCAGAGGTTGACAGTGCGCTTTCCGTACATTCCAATCTGGATATCAATGATTATGACATTGCCCTTCTGAGCCATCTGTCCCAGGGCATGTCGCAAGAAGAAATAAGCGATTACTACAAAAAGAACAACATTTCCCCGGCAAGCCTAAGTTCCATTGAAAAACGATTGAACAAACTACGGGTCGACTTCAATGCCAACAATGCCATTCAACTCATTGCCATTGTAAAGGATTTGGGCCTTATTTAGTTTCAAAACTTTAAATTTTTGATGCCTTACGGGATTCCGTAAGGCAGTTTTTATTTATCTCTCTAGGTTTACGCCCAATATATTTTACACTAACCCATGGCCTGCTTGCCAATGAAGTATTCGGGGGAAACGCTGACTTGGTAGGTAAGGCCTTTTAACCTTATTTATATATGAAAACGTCACTTATTCTTTGCTCATGTGCTTTACTCGCCCTTTCTAGTTGTTCAACAACAAAGACAATAAAGTTCTCTGAAAAACAAAATGATGTATACACTACCGAGAATCTCAAGGAATTTTTAAAGAAAAACAAAAATCCCAAGGTCGTTTTGAGAGTGCCAGAGGTATCCATTAATACAACTACTCAAGAAAATATTGACTACTTATATAACTCCATTGAAAACCAATTGCTTTCTAGTGGTTTTGTTGTCCGGGATAGACAATTATTCAATCAAATTATAGAAAATGAAAGCAATAACGTCGATTATGAAAAATTAAAAGAAAAATCCGATACCGATTTAATTATTGAGCTTACCAAATTAGATCCTAGTATACTATATGAAACCAACCAATTCTATGATAAAAAGAATCGGGTAAGGACCGAAAAAGAAGGTATTCATGAGAGATACGGTGCTTCAGTCGAATTTAAGGTTGTTTCTATTGAAAATAACGAATATGCCGGTATGTATAAATTAAATTATACCCCATGTACTTATGGATGTATTGTATCACAATCTTTCAAGGACTTAAGAAAGGAGTTGAAGGACAAGAAAAAAAAGGAGGCCGAACCCTATGAAGGTGTTGAAAAGGATGTTTTGGAGGAATTCATTAAAGATGCAACGATTAAACTAGTAAATGAAATGAGGTACTAGTTTGCATTAAGTAGACTGAAACTTAAATAAACAGGCAAATGGTCCGATAATTTCCTGGAGTCCTCCAGATTCTCACACACTTTTACAAAATCGATGACGCTACCCTTTTCTTTTCGTACCCCTCTATAAAAAATATTGTCTATGGGGTAGTTCAAATAGTTGTGCCCGTCGCAGGCATGCTTTAAGGTAGTGGGCTGATTGGAAATGGCCGCTTTAAAATCAAGGCCTTTAATTTCATCAAAGACAGCTTCCTTTTCATCCACATTAAAATCCCCGGCCAAAATAATGGGGTGATAGGAATCGTTCTTCGCCAAATATGCTGAAATAGCGGCTATTTCCGCTTCTGGGTTATTGTCGTGCGGACGGGAATGAAAATTGAGAACGGTCACTTTTTCTCCATCCAAATAGAAATCCAAATAAAAGGGTTCCCTATCCACCAGATACACCAAATCCTTGATCAGCGCTCCCCTATTCTTGATTTTTATATGTCTGGTTTTCCAAATAAAGGCATATCGCTCGGTCACGTACTTTGAGCTGTTGGTGGGGTCACTGATTACGTAGTCCCATTGGGCACCCTTTCTGTTTAAAATATCAGACAATTTGGCCACTGCCTGGGCACCCCCATACCCGGCCACTACCTCCTGAATGGCCAGGATATCCGCATCACGGACAATCTCGGCGATCTGTTCCAATTCTGCACTATTCTTGGATTTTCCAAAGTCCCGAATATTCCAGGAAACCAGGCTTATGGATTCTTGGGAATGGATTCCAAAATGGACTAACACTAGGAAAATTAAGGAAAAGAACCGCTTCATATGTTTTAAAATTTCAATCGAAAATAACCAATATTCATTTTGGCGTTTACGGGTACCCGTAACATTGAAACCAGTATTTCTATTAATTTTATATCGAGTTAATAAGATGGATAATTTGTTGCGGTCCGTTAAATAGTACGAGATTATCAAAAATCATACGTCACAACGTAATCTAAAATTGGGTTTTAATTTAATTCTAAATTCATTAAAAATCCTTTAGATTAGGTTTTTATATCTAGGAATTTGTGTACTAATACATATATCTAATTGTTGGCAACAAACTGGTAACAAAAAATAGCGAAACATTAGTCAATTGTAAAAAACAAACAGAATGAAATCCGTCAAATTTAGTTGCAAATTTTTAGTTATGGTTTTCACAACATTGCCGTTGGCGATGTGTACAACTGATGACACTCTTACCAGTCAAGAAGAATCGGCTAAATTAGTTGAGCTTGAAAGTGTTCGATCAATGTCTCCGCACAATGCCTGCAATGGGTTCACTCTAAACAAAGTTATAAACGATACATGGATTGAGGAAAACTATCCCAATGTAAACCTAACACTGGGATCTGCAGGTAGTAATTCCCGAATCTTGGGAGAATTTGGGGCCAGTGATGCCGATTCCGAACTGGAATTCAGAATGGTTATTGCCCGAAAAAAAACGATTGACAAAAACAAAGAATCTTTCTCCAATGTAATTTACAGAAGCGATGGAAGATACAATGTATTGGACGCTGTAATGACCCAAACCGATTACTATTTTTATAAAAAAGGAGGAGGAACCCTTTTTATTACGCAAGACAAAAAGTATAAAACGGAGCGTTATACTTTTGGAAATAGATATGTAGAAGGTTTTGCTTTTTCCTCTGCTGCCCAATTTGCTTCAGATGGCAACAACCCTAAAGGTATAATTGACAAGGATGAAAGATCTATTTATTTTACGGAGGATGATGTTTTTTCGGCTGATGAAACCCAAACTATACCAATGTATTTATTTGTAGACTATAGAATGCTTATACAGTTACGTTTTCTTATTAGAAATGGTGCGCGTGATGTAAGTTTTATTGGATTGGATGCTGTTGGAACAGAAGTACCAATTAACCTAACAAGTGATTCTGATCTGATTGCTCTATCTGAAGAATTTGAGTCCAAAAATATTGAAACACTCATTTTTACGGCAAAAGCGGACTATCGAATAGATTATTTTAGAGGAATCATATTCTCCAATGAATCTGATGACAGTGAAATTCACTATATCGAATATAAATATGGTGAACCAATTTATAATTAGAAAATAACAGACTACTCCGTTTTTTTTTTGAGTATTAGGTTTGTAAATTGATTTTATATGGTAACAAAAAGCCATTGTATAACAGTTTCTGCCATGAATTCCAATTCCGCACTATTCTTAGACTTTCCAAAGTCCCGTATGTTCCAAGAAACCAGGCGTATGGATTCCTGGGAATGGATGCCATAATGGACCAGCACTAGAAAAATTAAGGATAAGAGCCGTTTCATGGATTTTAATATTTCAATTGAAAATAACCAAAATTCATTTGCTCAGTTACGGGAATCCGTAATTCTGAAACTAGTATTTCTTCTAATTTTCCATTGAGTTAATAAGATGGATAATTTGACGCGGGTTCGCCAGTAGTTTTAATATGATTAAAAAATATACTTCAAAATGAAATCTAAAATTTATTTTTAATCTAATCCTAAATTCAGTAATAATTCTCTGATTTAGTTTTACCAAAAAAGGGACATTTTTAATTATTCACATATCTGATTGTTACCATTTATTTTAAAACAACTTACCAGTATTTATGAAAATTCCAACTCTATTTTTACTCCTTTTGTTTACTTCAAACGTAATATTAGGACAGGAAAGCACAATTAATTTACCTAAAGCAATTATTAATAAGAATTTGACTGCATATACAATCTCGTCCTATACTACAAAAAACGGGAACAAATCAAAAACAAAAATGAATAATCCAAGTTTGAAAAACCCTTATCATATTTATATAAAGTCTGGTGAAAATAGTGGCTCAATAAG
Above is a window of Maribacter algicola DNA encoding:
- a CDS encoding SDR family oxidoreductase, which translates into the protein MKEVEVSEIKEQDKQPGIQGIMDPQPISIRESYQGSNKLQDKIAIITGGDSGIGKSVALHFAREGADVVIVYLEEDTDARQTKLEVEQEGRECLLLKGDIKQEMFCKKVIESTIHKFGKLNCLVNNAAIQFPTNDIEKIQVSNLKATFETNIFPYFYLTQEAMQHLKAGDTIINTTSVTAYRGSEHLIDYASTKGAIVSFTRSLSKSLAKKGIRVNGVAPGPIWTPLIPATFSGEDLENFGQDVPLGRPGQPAEVGPAYVYLAGEDSSYITGQILHINGGEIIGG
- a CDS encoding DUF1989 domain-containing protein, which gives rise to MGKVINIPPQSGTAFLLNKGELLKVSCPLGEQVADMTAHNALDKMEFLSNGKTLDFEETLRLTQGSKLYSNQSNPMLEIVEDTCGLHDFLLAPCCKQTMKHFYNIDGECPTCADNLQNALEKYNIERALIPTAFNIFMNVQIAEDMTISVQKPIAKPGDFVVFKACMDLIIGLTACSAGASNGYSFKNIEYSIDKVTAGV
- the gntA gene encoding guanitoxin biosynthesis heme-dependent pre-guanitoxin N-hydroxylase GntA, which gives rise to MENVLNVYERACTYLSEKDTEPQTLKEYGVELNNLRDFVLQEGYPCIGAQTSINSKSYALGVFDKMDCWRTAKELACGLSRYITEMKRKPSMFMTYIAIFRYDSYETEEDFERSMWNLLTNLNLIDKKNHEWCAEVSDDPTSNNFSYSFGEHAFYIVGMHPNSSRKSRRFNYVSLAFNLHEQFEWLREKGRYKKIQDLVRKNDLEFSGSVNPMLSDFGEGLEAPQYSGRKVGSNWECPFKNSL
- a CDS encoding alpha/beta fold hydrolase, giving the protein MDVLFFEYDDFALRYMSNTFQHCNMDFSPLPLISKDLAKNIKTPITLFAAEKDIIFTGKKMIKRAAQILPSLEEAVLLEGSKHVPNASDFKKIESSIIDKV
- a CDS encoding tetratricopeptide repeat-containing sensor histidine kinase, with product MGFKKISFLFFMMVAVNCVIAQSAIDSSSYYYKAILAPQTSEHLPMGIQYYKKQLELHEKQKDTIHSISVLRLLAIGEFKIGNIYDSETYIVEALQLVKANSFADTLVNAKIGLYNQLGRVYRSQLNFDEAMKAFNEALGVAPTIKDSIVPLNNKANIFKDLEKYDDAAKIYAFLAEKSRILNDSIQWALALDNLGAVQSQLKDDGALDNLIKAKEIWKNKNYLTGLYSSFKNLSYYFKDAGDDITSKSYADSAYAVAQKINSSTYTMDALSLYLQQSNDPKIVAYKMLKDSIEIAKTISENKNAYAKYNLAEEQKKTEASNLLREIERRKRIQYQAMVTIALVLLVASFFVYRYRYKKMKVEEVYKTESRISKKVHDEVANDMYRVMARLEMAENNKEETLDRLEKIYLKTRNISKETGTVDVGPNFGLDLHDMLLGYKNQRVSVVTVNLNKIHWDQYSDIKKVGIYRLLQELMTNMGKHSKASSVAISFEGKKKKLQIKYSDNGIGCTLKKTGGLQNAENRINSLNGNISFETSPGNGFKANILV
- a CDS encoding response regulator, whose product is MFKKVLIAEDMEDINKGVFTMLNELGIQEVQQVQYCDDAYLRIQKAYLDQNPFDLLITDLSFREDYRTQKYPNGPDLIERIRQDDRDMRIIVYSIEDKIQVVKKLFYTYSINGYVCKTRRGLKNLSSAITHVLEGKNYVSPEVDSALSVHSNLDINDYDIALLSHLSQGMSQEEISDYYKKNNISPASLSSIEKRLNKLRVDFNANNAIQLIAIVKDLGLI
- a CDS encoding endonuclease/exonuclease/phosphatase family protein; protein product: MKRFFSLIFLVLVHFGIHSQESISLVSWNIRDFGKSKNSAELEQIAEIVRDADILAIQEVVAGYGGAQAVAKLSDILNRKGAQWDYVISDPTNSSKYVTERYAFIWKTRHIKIKNRGALIKDLVYLVDREPFYLDFYLDGEKVTVLNFHSRPHDNNPEAEIAAISAYLAKNDSYHPIILAGDFNVDEKEAVFDEIKGLDFKAAISNQPTTLKHACDGHNYLNYPIDNIFYRGVRKEKGSVIDFVKVCENLEDSRKLSDHLPVYLSFSLLNAN